Sequence from the Bacteroidota bacterium genome:
TACGCATATCTCGCTTTCATTTCTCGATGAAGGAGATTCAGTTCTCATTCCCGACCCCGGCTATCCGACTTATTCTTCCGTTTCAAAAATGTGCGGAGCCAATATTATTTATTACAACCTCAAAGAAAAAAATGATTGGCAACCGGATATTAATGAACTAAACTCCAAACTCCAAACTCCAAACTCCAAACTTAAAATTCTTTGGCTGAATTATCCGAACATGCCCACGGGCGCGGAAGCAAGCGATGAAAGTTTTGAAAAGTTAATTGCCTTCGCAAAGAAAAATAAAATCCTTCTCTGTCACGATAATCCTTACAGCATGGTGCTGAACAACGGAAAGCCGAAAAGTATTCTCAGTTACGAAGGAGCGAAAGATGTTGCGATTGAACTGAACTCACTCAGCAAATCATTTAACATGGCGGGCTGGCGCGTGGGATGGATTGCAGGAAAGAAAAATTACATTGATACAATTCTGAAAGTGAAAAGCAATGTAGATTCAGGAATGTTTTTACCGATACAAAAAGCATCCATTGAAGCTCTGAGCAATTCTTCGCTGTGGCATAACAAGCGCAACGAAGAATATAAGCGCAGGAGAGAAAAAGTTTGGGAACTGCTCGACATTCTCAAATGCGATTATTCCATTCATCAAGTTGGAATGTTTGTGTGGGCGAAAATAAAATCAGGAAAAAGTTCAGAATCATTTGTAGAAAAGATTCTGCAGGAAGCAAATGTTTTCATCACACCGGGATTTATTTTCGGAAAGAATGGAGAAGGTTATGTGCGCGTTTCTCTTTGCACTGAAGTGAAAACAATTGAAGAAGCAATAAAGCGAGTAAAAGAATTTCAGAAACAATCCAAACGATTGGCTGTATGAAAATAACTGTAATCGGTCTCGGACTCATAGGCGGTTCAATGGCGCTCGATTTGAAAACGAGAGGTTTTTGCACGCACGTGATTGGAGTTGACAACAACGCTGAGCATTGCAAGCAAGCATTGAAGCTTGGAATTGCAGGTGAAATAAAATCACTTAATGAATCTTTGCAATCGGATGTTGTTATTCTTTCTATTCCCGTAACTGAAACTGCGAACCTTCTTCCGCATATTCTAAATCACATAGGAGAAAATACGGTTGTGATGGATGTCGGCTCCACGAAACAGGAAATATGTAAAGCAATTAAAAAACATCCGAAGAGAGGGCAATTTGTTGCAACACATCCCATCGCAGGAACAGAATATTCGGGACCAACAGCCGCAATAAAAAATCTTTTTGATAATAAAGTTTGCATTCTCTGTGCCGATGACAGCGCGCTGTGGGTGGTGGAAAGAGTTTCGGAACTTTACGAAACGCTGAATATGAAATTACTTTTCATGAAGCCCGAAGAACACGATATGCACGTTGCGTACGTTTCGCACATTTCGCATATTTCTTCTTTCGCGCTTGCGACAACCGTTCTGGAGATGGAAAAAAACGCTTCCACGATTTTTAATCTTGCCGGTTCTGGATTTGCATCAACCGTTCGTCTCGCAAAAAGTTCTCCCGATATGTGGGCTCCCATCTTCGAGCAGAATTCAAAATATGTTTCCAAAGCGCTCGGCACATATATCAAACATCTGGAAAAATTCAAAAATCATATAGACAAAAAAAATACAAAAGCCACGCACGAAATAATGGAGAAGGCAAATGTTATAAGAAAAGTATTGGATAAAAAATAAATTTCAGTATAATGCTAATATGCGAATTGATACCAATGAAACTAATGATACGAATAAATACAAATATTAGTATGGCGGTTATTTGTATGATTGGTATCATTAGTACGCATTTGTATATTGGCATTACGCTTTAAAATATATTAGAATCATATAACACTATAAAAAATGGAAGCAACAAGTAAAATCAGAAACGTCCTCGGGCTCACGCTCGCAAATCCATTAGTGATTGCAGGACCTTGCAGCGCAGAAACCGAAGAACAAGTTCTCACCACAGCGAGACAAATTGCTGCGCTGGGGAAAGTAAATATTTTCCGCGCGGGAATCTGGAAACCGAGAACACGACCGGGACAGTTCGAAGGAATCGGCAGCATCGGGCTTGAATGGCTGAAAAAAGTAAAAGCAGAAACAGGTTTACCAACCGCAGTGGAAGTTGCGAATGTGAAGCACGTTTACGAAGCGCTTCGGATGGGAATTGATTTTCTCTGGATTGGCGCGCGCACAACGGTGAATCCGTTCAGCGTGCAGGAAATTGCAGATGCGTTGAAAGGAGTGAATGTTCCTGTGCTGATAAAAAATCCTGTGAACGCTGATTTGGATTTATGGATGGGAGCGATTGAACGAATTCAAAAAGCAGGCATCACAAAAATCGGTGCGATACACAGAGGATTTTCTTCTGCGGATAAATCTCAGTACAGGAACAAACCGATGTGGGAACTTCCGATTGAACTCAAGCGAAGAATGCCGGAGATACCGATGATTTGCGATCCGAGCCACATTTGCGGAAACCGCGAATTGCTTTTCAATGTTTCGCAAACGGCAATTGATTTGGATTACGAAGGGCTGATGATTGAAACGCATTGCAATCCGAATTCTGCGTTGAGTGATGCCAAACAACAAATAACACCCGATGAACTTGGAAAACTCATGGAGAAATTAGTGGTGCGACTTTCCACAGTAGAAGACAGAAAATTTCTTAGTTCGCTAGAAGATTTTCGCGACAGGATTGATGAACTCGATACAAAATTAATTTCTCTTCTTGCAGAGAGAATGGGGATTTCCCGTTCTATCGGAGAATACAAAAAACAAAATGGAGTTACGATTTTACAAAATGTGCGATGGAATGAAATTGTGGAGAAGCGAACAAAACAGGGAACCGAAAAACAACTCACAGAAGATTTTGTTATGAAGATTTTTGAAAGCATTCATCAGGAATCCATTCACCACCAGAAAACGGTGATGGAAAATCATCAAAGCGCAACAGCCAAATAGTAAATTTGCAGAATGAAAATCATTCAAGCGGAAAAATACAATATACATATAGGAAGCGAATCAATTTCTGAATTAGAAAAGTTTTTTGGAAATCATTCTCAGATTTTTGTTTTAGTTGATGAGAACACAAAGAAATATTGCCTGAAATATATCAAGTCGGCAGTCGGCAGTCGGCAGTCGGCAGTCATTCAAATTAAAAGTGGTGAGAAAAACAAAACACTCCGCACTTGCGAAAAAATCTGGAAAGAATTATCAAAACAAAATGCTGACAGAAAATCTATAATGATAAATCTTGGCGGAGGAGTGATTACTGACATAGGAGGATTCTGCGCTTCAACTTATAAAAGAAGAATTGATTTCATAAATATTCCAACAACTCTTCTCTCGCAAGTTGACGCATCGGTTGGCGGAAAAACAGGAATTGATTTTCTCGGCTATAAAAATCAAATCGGAACATTTTCATTTCCCAAAGCAGTTTTCATTAATCCTGATTTTCTGAAAACTCTAAGCAAAAGAGAATTGATTTCAGGATTCGCGGAAGTGATAAAGCATGGTTTGATTGCAGATAAAAATTATTGGCAGAAATTAAAAGACGCTTCGGCTCCGCTCAGCATGACAGCCGAAACGATTACACATTCCATCGAAATCAAAAATAAAATTGTTACTGCTGACCCTTACGAAAAAGGATTACGCAAAGTATTAAACTTCGGGCATACGATGGGTCACGCCATCGAAACAGCATCACTCAAAACCAAGAAGCCATTGCTTCACGGGGAAGCCATTGCCATAGGAATGATATGCGAATCTTACATCTCCAGAAAAGTTTTAGGATTATCATCTGAAGAACTTCATGAAATCACTTCATTCATAATTCCTCTTTTCAAGACGAAAGCAATTAAACAATCTTCAAAACAATTAATTTCGCTGATGAAACAGGACAAAAAGAATATGGCTTTGCATCCCGATGTAATCGGGATAGATTCAGAAATTAATTTCACTCTTCTTTCGTCCATCGGTAAAGCGGAAATAAACAATTCCTGTTCTGAAGAACTGATAGAAGAAGCAATAAAGTTTTTCAATTCTCTTTGTGAATAGTTTTCTTTCCTTTGTTTCACCAACTAAAAATTGTTTGTAGTTTAGTACTCGAATTTCATAATCCTCATTGTGAATTATAAAGTTTCCAAGCCCGACAAACGTCTTCAGGGAACAATTTATCTAACCGCTTCAAAAAGTGAAAGCAACCGCGTGCTTCTTGTGCAGGCATTGAGCACGCAGCGTTTTCGCACCACCAATCTTGCCGATTCACTCGACACACAAATTCTTGCGGAGATTTTAAAAAATGAAACTTCAGGCGAGCACGCGAACACGCTGAAGAAATTAAATGTAGAAGTAAGTTATTACACCGGTCCCGGAGGAACCACCATGCGTTTTCTCACTGCATTTTTTGCATCGCGCGAGGGAACAAGAATTCTTTCCGGCTCCGACAGAATGAACCAGCGCCCCATCAAACCATTGGTGGATGCGCTCGTCAAACTCGGAGCAAAAATTTCTTATCTCGGAACAGAAGGATGCCCTCCAATAAAAATTGAAGGCAAAAAATTAAAAGGCGGAAACATTGACATGGATGCGGGCGTGAGCAGCCAGTTCATCACCGCGCTGCTGCTCATTGCGCCAAGTTTGGAAAAAGGGTTGAACATTCATCTCAAAGGAAGAATTGTTTCGCGTTCCTATATTATGATGACGCTGAAAGTGCTCGAACACTTCGGAATAAAATTTACATGGGAAGGAAATATTATTTCCATTCCTCACCAGGAATACCAGGGATGGGATTATCACGTGGAGGGCGACTGGAGTTCTGCTTCCTACTGGTATGAAATGGCTGCCATTGCAAAAGATGCCAACCTGACGATTAAAGGACTGAGAAGAAAATCTATTCAGGGCGACTCGGTGGTGGCAGAGTTGTTCCGGTTTTTTGGTGTGAGCACGGAATTTACCGAAGAGGGAGTCAAACTTTCAAAAACAAATTATATACCTGAACTTTTGGGATTTGATTTCTCCGATTATCCTGACATTGCACAAACGGCTGCCGTCACCGCTTCGGTTTTAAAAATTCCCATGCAGTTGAACGGCCTGCATACGCTTCGCTTAAAGGAAACCGACCGCATTCAGGCATTGAAGAATGAACTGAAAAAAACAGGAGTGGAGGCGAAAGAAACCGGAGAAGCCGCACTTGAAATTAATTTCCCGGATAAAAATAAAAAAAGCGAAGGCGTTTCTTCCGAGTTGGAATTTAAAACGTACTCAGACCACCGCATGGCAATGGCGTTTGCCCCGCTGGCGCTTGTATACGATGAAGTGAAAATTGAAAACCCCGCCATTGTAAATAAATCGTATCCCGATTACTGGAATGATTTAAAGCAAATGGGTTTTGAAATTAAGGAAGAGAGTTAGTAAATCACCACATCATAGGGCAATCTCATTTGCACGCCCTGGTATTTGAAAATAGTTTCGAGTTGATGGTTAATGGTTGATGGCTGATGGCTGATGGGATTAAACGAATAGGAAAATCCAAATAACCATTCGCAGATTCGCAGCATATTCGGGATTCGTACATAAGATTCTTCTTCGTCTAAAATATTTCCGAAGATTTCTGAGAACGGGTCTTTTTGTTTGGGCAGTTCCATGATTTCATATTTTTTCAGGTTGGCTTTCTTCGCGGCAAGCGCAATGGCATCTTTCATTCCGCCAAATTCATCCACCAGCCCAATTCTTTTTCCGTCAATGCCGCTCCACACTCTTCCCTGCCCAATGCTGTCCACTTGCGCGCTGGTCATATTTCTTCCTTCGCCAACTTTCGTGATGAAATCGGTGTAAACATTTTCAATCCACTTCTGAATCACTTCGCCTTCTTCTTTTTTTACAGGACGGTAAAAAGACATAATGTCGGCATGTTTGTTTGTGTTCACGGTGTCAATGGTAATTCCGAATTTATTTTCAAACAAACCTTTTCCATTCGGCACAACTCCGAAAACTCCTATGGAACCGGTGATAGTATTGGGATGAGC
This genomic interval carries:
- a CDS encoding aminotransferase class I/II-fold pyridoxal phosphate-dependent enzyme, whose translation is MIIKHSKRLNDVQEYYFSQKLSQIREMEAGGKKIINLGIGSPDMMPSENTIEELIRSAKNPKSHGYQSYKGIPELRKAIAKFYSETYNTKLDSETEILPLLGSKEGITHISLSFLDEGDSVLIPDPGYPTYSSVSKMCGANIIYYNLKEKNDWQPDINELNSKLQTPNSKLKILWLNYPNMPTGAEASDESFEKLIAFAKKNKILLCHDNPYSMVLNNGKPKSILSYEGAKDVAIELNSLSKSFNMAGWRVGWIAGKKNYIDTILKVKSNVDSGMFLPIQKASIEALSNSSLWHNKRNEEYKRRREKVWELLDILKCDYSIHQVGMFVWAKIKSGKSSESFVEKILQEANVFITPGFIFGKNGEGYVRVSLCTEVKTIEEAIKRVKEFQKQSKRLAV
- a CDS encoding prephenate dehydrogenase, with amino-acid sequence MKITVIGLGLIGGSMALDLKTRGFCTHVIGVDNNAEHCKQALKLGIAGEIKSLNESLQSDVVILSIPVTETANLLPHILNHIGENTVVMDVGSTKQEICKAIKKHPKRGQFVATHPIAGTEYSGPTAAIKNLFDNKVCILCADDSALWVVERVSELYETLNMKLLFMKPEEHDMHVAYVSHISHISSFALATTVLEMEKNASTIFNLAGSGFASTVRLAKSSPDMWAPIFEQNSKYVSKALGTYIKHLEKFKNHIDKKNTKATHEIMEKANVIRKVLDKK
- a CDS encoding bifunctional 3-deoxy-7-phosphoheptulonate synthase/chorismate mutase type II, with protein sequence MEATSKIRNVLGLTLANPLVIAGPCSAETEEQVLTTARQIAALGKVNIFRAGIWKPRTRPGQFEGIGSIGLEWLKKVKAETGLPTAVEVANVKHVYEALRMGIDFLWIGARTTVNPFSVQEIADALKGVNVPVLIKNPVNADLDLWMGAIERIQKAGITKIGAIHRGFSSADKSQYRNKPMWELPIELKRRMPEIPMICDPSHICGNRELLFNVSQTAIDLDYEGLMIETHCNPNSALSDAKQQITPDELGKLMEKLVVRLSTVEDRKFLSSLEDFRDRIDELDTKLISLLAERMGISRSIGEYKKQNGVTILQNVRWNEIVEKRTKQGTEKQLTEDFVMKIFESIHQESIHHQKTVMENHQSATAK
- the aroB gene encoding 3-dehydroquinate synthase; amino-acid sequence: MKIIQAEKYNIHIGSESISELEKFFGNHSQIFVLVDENTKKYCLKYIKSAVGSRQSAVIQIKSGEKNKTLRTCEKIWKELSKQNADRKSIMINLGGGVITDIGGFCASTYKRRIDFINIPTTLLSQVDASVGGKTGIDFLGYKNQIGTFSFPKAVFINPDFLKTLSKRELISGFAEVIKHGLIADKNYWQKLKDASAPLSMTAETITHSIEIKNKIVTADPYEKGLRKVLNFGHTMGHAIETASLKTKKPLLHGEAIAIGMICESYISRKVLGLSSEELHEITSFIIPLFKTKAIKQSSKQLISLMKQDKKNMALHPDVIGIDSEINFTLLSSIGKAEINNSCSEELIEEAIKFFNSLCE
- the aroA gene encoding 3-phosphoshikimate 1-carboxyvinyltransferase produces the protein MNYKVSKPDKRLQGTIYLTASKSESNRVLLVQALSTQRFRTTNLADSLDTQILAEILKNETSGEHANTLKKLNVEVSYYTGPGGTTMRFLTAFFASREGTRILSGSDRMNQRPIKPLVDALVKLGAKISYLGTEGCPPIKIEGKKLKGGNIDMDAGVSSQFITALLLIAPSLEKGLNIHLKGRIVSRSYIMMTLKVLEHFGIKFTWEGNIISIPHQEYQGWDYHVEGDWSSASYWYEMAAIAKDANLTIKGLRRKSIQGDSVVAELFRFFGVSTEFTEEGVKLSKTNYIPELLGFDFSDYPDIAQTAAVTASVLKIPMQLNGLHTLRLKETDRIQALKNELKKTGVEAKETGEAALEINFPDKNKKSEGVSSELEFKTYSDHRMAMAFAPLALVYDEVKIENPAIVNKSYPDYWNDLKQMGFEIKEES